The proteins below are encoded in one region of Campylobacter rectus:
- a CDS encoding LemA family protein — MKNLMIFLVFIGIIGGVAMKYVNAFPVLDETVKEKWAQVQNQYKRRADLIPNLVKTVQGYAGHEEGVFKEVTEARSKATQMTLDVSALDDPAKLKEFEAAQKTLGGALSRLMAITENYPQLKADQNFLALQSQLEGTENRIAVARKDYIEAVRDYNVALRKIPGKFIAEMLYPELKPRATFEASEAEQSAPDVSFAK; from the coding sequence ATGAAAAATTTAATGATTTTTCTAGTATTCATCGGTATCATCGGCGGTGTCGCCATGAAATACGTCAATGCTTTTCCCGTGCTTGACGAGACGGTCAAGGAGAAATGGGCCCAGGTGCAAAACCAATACAAACGCCGCGCCGATCTCATCCCGAATTTGGTAAAAACCGTCCAGGGTTATGCCGGTCACGAGGAGGGCGTGTTTAAGGAAGTAACCGAAGCCAGGAGCAAGGCCACTCAGATGACGCTTGACGTTAGCGCGCTAGACGATCCTGCTAAGCTAAAAGAGTTTGAAGCCGCTCAAAAGACCCTGGGCGGCGCACTATCTCGCCTTATGGCCATCACCGAAAACTACCCTCAGCTAAAAGCCGATCAAAATTTCCTCGCCCTGCAAAGCCAGCTCGAGGGCACGGAAAATCGCATCGCGGTCGCTAGAAAGGACTACATCGAAGCGGTCAGAGACTATAACGTCGCTCTGCGCAAGATCCCGGGTAAATTTATCGCCGAGATGCTGTATCCCGAGCTAAAACCGCGCGCGACGTTTGAGGCTAGCGAAGCCGAACAAAGCGCGCCTGACGTTTCCTTCGCCAAATAG
- a CDS encoding WYL domain-containing protein, with product MSLDLNNKTLVIFEILKRLVEKREIYPSDTQLLDELGIKERTLRRHMDEIKILFPDAFVAENKLIKHGKRPIKVLRVSDKNKDIIVVLEYLLKNGDNLGWIITLLNENDPSLLSDLKIYEKEVSKQIKEDSGVFLFRTNPLEVLQDEPSKRYLNELRNAVMNREYRDIKYKYIGKTENLTDVKCLKIVFTDSNWYLAIEDTRGNFRLLRVAFIVSLSKSSKNYQSRVLDKYKTHFNKIQNAMSLPSEPLQRALLKASPKVAIYFQEGRKLFFPSQKFKETLGDGSVTFSIDFTQDMEILPFIKKWLPDIEILEPRSLREAFKEQLEIALDILNKSTTK from the coding sequence ATGTCGTTAGATTTAAACAATAAAACGCTAGTTATTTTTGAAATTTTAAAAAGATTGGTAGAAAAAAGAGAAATCTATCCTTCCGATACACAGCTTTTAGATGAGCTAGGTATTAAGGAAAGAACGCTTAGAAGGCATATGGATGAAATTAAAATTTTGTTTCCCGACGCCTTTGTGGCAGAAAATAAACTCATAAAACACGGCAAAAGGCCCATAAAAGTATTAAGGGTATCTGATAAAAATAAAGACATAATTGTCGTTTTGGAATATCTATTAAAAAATGGCGATAACCTAGGCTGGATAATTACCTTATTAAATGAAAATGACCCCAGTTTATTGTCCGATCTAAAAATATACGAAAAAGAAGTATCTAAGCAGATAAAAGAAGATTCGGGCGTGTTTTTATTTAGAACCAATCCCTTGGAAGTTTTGCAAGACGAGCCGAGCAAGCGGTATTTAAACGAACTTCGAAACGCTGTTATGAATAGAGAATATCGAGACATTAAGTATAAATATATCGGCAAAACCGAAAATTTAACCGACGTAAAGTGCCTAAAAATAGTTTTTACAGATAGTAATTGGTATTTAGCTATCGAAGACACCAGGGGAAATTTTAGGCTTTTAAGGGTGGCTTTTATCGTATCGCTTAGTAAAAGCTCGAAAAATTACCAAAGCAGGGTCTTAGACAAATATAAAACGCATTTTAATAAAATACAAAACGCTATGAGCTTGCCGTCAGAACCATTGCAAAGAGCGTTGTTAAAGGCCTCACCTAAAGTAGCTATATATTTTCAAGAAGGCAGGAAACTATTTTTCCCATCTCAAAAATTTAAAGAGACGCTGGGTGACGGTAGTGTTACTTTTAGCATAGATTTTACTCAAGATATGGAGATATTGCCGTTTATAAAGAAGTGGCTTCCAGATATCGAGATACTAGAACCTCGAAGCCTAAGAGAAGCTTTTAAAGAGCAGTTGGAAATTGCTCTTGATATATTAAATAAATCTACTACAAAATAA
- the csx20 gene encoding CRISPR-associated protein Csx20 has product MKTLFILINHALTPEQEEGARKNLNIDKFVNIADAKWSDIDPSEKSVIKVVETYKDKLRSQAKSGDVLLVQGDFGATYNMIRFAKNMGLIAVYATTKRIVSEQVENGKVVIKREFKHARFREYED; this is encoded by the coding sequence ATGAAAACTCTTTTTATACTAATAAACCATGCCTTGACGCCGGAGCAAGAAGAAGGTGCGAGGAAAAATTTAAATATTGATAAATTTGTAAATATAGCCGATGCAAAGTGGAGCGATATCGACCCGTCCGAAAAAAGCGTAATAAAAGTCGTTGAAACTTATAAAGACAAACTTAGATCGCAAGCGAAATCGGGCGACGTATTGCTGGTGCAAGGCGATTTTGGAGCGACTTACAATATGATAAGATTTGCTAAAAATATGGGTCTGATCGCCGTATATGCAACTACTAAGCGTATCGTGAGCGAGCAGGTAGAAAACGGCAAGGTCGTAATTAAACGGGAATTTAAACACGCAAGATTTAGAGAGTATGAGGATTGA
- a CDS encoding CRISPR-associated DxTHG motif protein codes for MKVVTILGIGRAKEKFEDRPIYRYDDKLGSFYSLKKQRYTNMLPLLIDNFGEQNIMSIFTKDAKDTNIEVLKKEFDIEYCEFFKDENFIDGDKDFYKILRIINDVTSDNEEYIIDLTHGFRHIPILATISLISQSLNNTDKIKHIFFAKEIKFQEDYEIIDLKEYLELANMSYMLETFDKNYTVSFVAAFKNEDFENLRGELTKFSNDILANSLKALENRFDIVLQYIENIKKNEQIFTFKASLDKIKEHIEDLKRISRKKDFQKLYEIAKVLNKKGYLLNAITLLFEGIGYYCVRGLENFDPKVEAYVKEFKNSKFFDSYDLTNQSRNLVKIGRKMKSYLFGTEKAQTHFGLSEKKAKEHLCDIKNLICDKLERIPNIENFRNFIFDAEGLRNNLAHGNSSDEIENTKLKFKQLLDEYKKFCIDDDILDSNK; via the coding sequence ATGAAAGTTGTAACAATTTTAGGTATAGGGCGCGCAAAAGAAAAATTTGAGGATAGACCCATTTATAGATATGATGATAAACTAGGCAGTTTTTACTCTTTAAAGAAACAAAGATATACAAATATGCTCCCACTTCTAATTGATAATTTTGGCGAGCAAAACATCATGTCTATTTTCACTAAAGATGCTAAAGATACTAACATAGAAGTTTTAAAAAAAGAATTTGATATAGAATATTGTGAATTTTTTAAGGATGAAAATTTCATAGATGGCGATAAAGATTTTTACAAAATTTTACGCATCATAAATGATGTAACGTCGGACAACGAAGAGTATATAATCGATCTAACTCATGGATTTAGACATATCCCTATTTTAGCTACCATTTCGCTTATCTCTCAAAGTCTAAATAATACGGATAAAATCAAACATATATTTTTCGCAAAAGAGATAAAATTCCAAGAAGATTATGAAATCATTGATTTAAAAGAATACTTAGAGCTTGCAAATATGTCATATATGCTCGAAACTTTCGATAAAAATTATACTGTTTCGTTTGTGGCGGCGTTCAAAAACGAGGATTTTGAAAATTTAAGAGGCGAGCTAACAAAATTTTCGAATGATATTCTTGCGAATTCATTAAAAGCGCTGGAAAATCGCTTCGACATAGTTTTGCAATACATAGAAAATATCAAAAAGAACGAGCAAATTTTTACTTTCAAAGCCAGTCTTGATAAAATCAAAGAGCATATAGAGGATTTAAAACGGATTAGCCGAAAAAAGGACTTCCAAAAGCTATATGAAATAGCAAAGGTGCTCAATAAAAAAGGTTATTTGCTGAACGCTATAACCTTGTTATTTGAGGGGATTGGTTACTATTGCGTGCGGGGATTAGAAAATTTTGATCCTAAGGTTGAAGCATATGTCAAAGAATTTAAAAATAGTAAATTTTTTGATTCTTATGATTTAACCAATCAATCTAGAAATTTAGTAAAAATCGGCAGGAAGATGAAATCTTATTTATTTGGCACAGAAAAGGCGCAAACTCATTTTGGACTTAGCGAGAAAAAAGCCAAGGAGCATCTGTGTGATATAAAAAATTTAATCTGCGATAAATTAGAAAGAATTCCAAATATTGAAAATTTTAGAAATTTTATCTTTGATGCCGAGGGGTTGAGAAATAACTTAGCTCACGGAAACAGCAGCGATGAGATAGAAAATACAAAGTTAAAGTTTAAGCAGCTTTTGGATGAGTATAAAAAATTCTGCATAGATGATGATATTCTGGACTCAAACAAATGA
- a CDS encoding TIGR03986 family type III CRISPR-associated RAMP protein: MITAPYNFVPLNDKIFYPPWVGEDILKNIHDVPFKDGESGVIELEVTAKSSIFIKDSKNPSEFCHFINEKDAKEYYIPATSIKGMIRNVLEIMSFSKIRIDEGKHKKHLGVRDMTDRKNLVGVAEGCGFLVKNDNGYMIEDCGRPLTISYDKMGSEFAFARKLGTAKNKYEKCIISREVKFLTYIEEGRRNITRAQIDKNSSKIGTLVFTGDIGNKKHEFVFAKNGNKIQLDKSVFEDFKKVYFENKDSIDGQYWKEKFNEGKGEKIPIFYTKDNGGRITAIGLTQLFKLAYKKTIFEAARQVGDETKFDLAETIFGTVKGDKALKGRVYFSHLKSSFERFEAPKEGVFGTPNPSYYPNYLEQRPNGSYITLMSKEAKIRGYKRYPLHEDVERLSVGNDNEKMKVKFKPLSANTVFKGKIVFHNLKKVEIGALLSAITFHGRSDKFMHNIGFAKPYGYGKIDIKLTLKELKYSQDEYLKEFEKQMNEFVPNWLNTEQLTELRKMASVGYKDSRLLRYQQLENENSEYFKGKNNHQERNEFSGAKSYNERLSPYSGMVEYSKPQKPLQSPNGRNHNNSRNNRGYKK; this comes from the coding sequence ATGATAACCGCCCCATATAATTTCGTACCTCTAAACGATAAAATTTTCTACCCTCCGTGGGTCGGTGAGGATATTCTTAAAAATATCCATGACGTGCCGTTTAAAGACGGCGAAAGCGGCGTAATCGAGCTAGAGGTAACCGCCAAAAGCTCTATTTTTATAAAAGATAGCAAAAATCCTAGCGAATTTTGCCACTTTATAAATGAAAAAGACGCCAAAGAGTATTATATACCTGCAACCAGTATAAAAGGCATGATAAGAAATGTCCTTGAGATAATGAGTTTTAGTAAAATTCGCATAGACGAAGGAAAACATAAAAAGCATCTTGGCGTTAGGGATATGACGGATAGAAAAAATTTGGTTGGAGTAGCTGAGGGTTGTGGATTTTTGGTTAAAAATGATAATGGTTATATGATAGAAGATTGCGGAAGACCATTGACTATCAGTTACGACAAGATGGGAAGTGAATTTGCATTTGCCCGTAAGCTAGGAACAGCCAAAAATAAATATGAAAAATGCATAATATCCCGTGAAGTAAAATTTTTAACATATATCGAAGAGGGTAGGCGCAATATAACTAGAGCGCAAATAGATAAAAATTCATCTAAAATAGGGACGCTTGTATTTACCGGTGATATAGGCAATAAAAAACACGAATTCGTTTTTGCAAAAAATGGCAATAAAATTCAGTTAGATAAGAGTGTTTTTGAGGATTTTAAAAAGGTTTATTTTGAAAATAAAGATTCCATAGACGGGCAATATTGGAAAGAAAAATTTAACGAGGGCAAGGGTGAAAAAATCCCTATTTTTTATACGAAAGATAATGGCGGTAGGATAACGGCTATTGGCTTAACGCAGCTTTTCAAGCTCGCTTACAAAAAAACTATTTTCGAAGCAGCAAGGCAAGTAGGCGACGAAACAAAATTTGATTTAGCTGAAACAATTTTCGGAACCGTTAAAGGCGACAAAGCCCTAAAAGGACGAGTGTATTTTTCGCATCTGAAATCGAGTTTCGAGCGATTTGAAGCTCCGAAGGAAGGGGTATTTGGTACGCCTAATCCTAGTTATTATCCAAATTATTTAGAGCAGCGACCAAATGGTTCGTATATAACGCTTATGAGCAAAGAAGCAAAAATCAGAGGATATAAACGCTATCCGCTGCATGAGGACGTAGAGCGGCTAAGCGTCGGAAATGATAATGAAAAGATGAAAGTTAAATTTAAACCGCTTTCTGCGAATACTGTTTTTAAGGGCAAAATCGTATTTCATAATCTTAAAAAGGTCGAAATCGGAGCGTTGTTAAGCGCAATAACTTTTCACGGTAGAAGCGATAAATTTATGCACAATATCGGCTTTGCTAAGCCCTACGGTTACGGAAAAATCGATATAAAACTTACGCTAAAAGAATTAAAATATAGTCAAGATGAATATCTAAAAGAATTTGAAAAGCAAATGAATGAATTTGTACCGAATTGGCTTAATACTGAGCAGCTAACAGAACTTCGTAAAATGGCAAGCGTGGGTTATAAGGATTCAAGACTATTGCGGTATCAGCAGCTAGAGAATGAGAATTCCGAATACTTTAAAGGAAAAAATAACCATCAAGAAAGGAATGAATTCTCGGGAGCCAAAAGCTACAATGAGCGTTTAAGCCCGTACTCTGGTATGGTTGAGTATTCAAAGCCGCAAAAGCCGCTACAAAGTCCTAATGGACGAAATCACAATAATAGCAGAAATAATCGAGGATATAAAAAATGA
- a CDS encoding TIGR04423 family type III CRISPR-associated protein: MRKNRDEILRYVNENLKGYEGYIQLMGEKIDEKHLFLAGERAPSLGKDELIYEAHFFNANLKKSISIRQINDAWFIDEAELRGVNLDPKENPNVKEFHSKFKPEFSTKFKDVKIKMVQIWDKQEDKYCENLKVSRLQKIVFAGFKKDKK; encoded by the coding sequence ATGAGAAAAAATAGAGATGAAATTTTAAGATATGTCAATGAGAATTTGAAGGGCTATGAAGGCTATATCCAGCTAATGGGCGAGAAAATCGATGAGAAGCATCTATTTTTAGCGGGCGAACGAGCTCCTAGTTTGGGTAAAGATGAGCTTATTTACGAGGCGCATTTTTTTAATGCAAATTTGAAGAAAAGCATTTCTATCCGCCAGATAAACGACGCTTGGTTTATCGATGAGGCGGAGTTAAGGGGCGTAAATTTAGATCCGAAGGAAAACCCCAATGTTAAAGAATTTCATTCTAAATTTAAACCCGAATTTTCTACTAAATTCAAGGATGTCAAAATAAAAATGGTTCAAATTTGGGATAAACAAGAAGATAAATATTGCGAAAATTTGAAAGTTTCTAGGCTTCAAAAGATAGTATTTGCAGGTTTTAAAAAGGATAAAAAATGA
- a CDS encoding RAMP superfamily CRISPR-associated protein, translating into MKRFLAHIIIEAKTPLKVGGGKNDLFLDAPAQRDFNGLPMILGTSVAGILRRAFEDNTSKDTTNEIFGTKHEGKGRSEKESEDENLNLIGSRLIVSNALLVDENGKVCEQLLSGKSEFLRLFDILPIRDHVAIGANGAAKDAGKFDEEVVFKGTRFKFSLELDGSKEEFEEILNLLCDPTLRLGGGSSKGFGSLGILEIKWGEFELYEYTSSLNDNPHGLSDFDLKGEINEKFIKYELKISPDDFFMFGSGFGDNEADQTPALESVIDYKTGKLSKQKILIPASSVKGALSHRTAFYFNKINKQFSEKAKVGNENQAVREIFGYEKSKTENGAKGKILLSDCFLDYDEVKDTKVFEHVSIDRFTGGAIDAALFQEKAIAQRNNFEIEVEIEPDKTDKKGKKRSGFCVEILVKSNVSKASLDAFEAALNDVIKGHLPLGGATTKGYGFFKGEVVKNGKRLELADEKK; encoded by the coding sequence ATGAAAAGATTTTTAGCGCATATTATCATAGAGGCCAAAACTCCACTAAAAGTCGGCGGTGGCAAAAATGATCTATTTTTGGATGCACCGGCGCAAAGAGATTTTAACGGCTTGCCGATGATCTTAGGCACTTCGGTTGCAGGGATTTTGCGTAGGGCGTTTGAAGATAATACCAGCAAAGATACTACGAATGAAATTTTTGGAACCAAGCACGAGGGAAAGGGTCGGAGCGAAAAAGAAAGCGAAGACGAAAATTTAAATTTGATTGGTTCAAGATTAATCGTATCTAATGCCTTACTTGTCGATGAAAACGGCAAGGTTTGCGAGCAATTGCTTTCAGGAAAGAGCGAATTTTTGCGACTTTTTGATATTCTGCCTATCAGAGATCACGTCGCCATAGGCGCGAATGGTGCGGCAAAAGATGCCGGTAAATTTGACGAGGAAGTCGTATTTAAAGGCACTAGATTTAAATTTTCACTTGAGCTTGACGGGAGCAAAGAGGAGTTTGAGGAAATTTTAAATTTGCTTTGCGATCCTACGCTAAGGCTTGGCGGCGGAAGCTCGAAAGGCTTTGGCTCGCTTGGAATTTTAGAGATAAAATGGGGAGAATTTGAGCTCTATGAGTATACAAGTAGTTTAAATGACAACCCTCATGGACTTAGCGATTTTGACCTAAAAGGCGAAATAAATGAGAAATTTATTAAATATGAGCTCAAAATTTCGCCTGATGATTTCTTTATGTTTGGAAGCGGATTTGGCGATAACGAAGCCGATCAAACGCCTGCGCTTGAGAGTGTGATAGACTATAAAACCGGAAAGCTTAGCAAACAAAAAATTTTAATTCCGGCGAGCTCGGTAAAGGGTGCATTATCGCACCGAACGGCATTTTATTTCAATAAAATTAACAAGCAATTCAGCGAAAAAGCCAAGGTCGGCAATGAAAACCAAGCCGTAAGAGAAATTTTCGGCTATGAAAAAAGCAAAACCGAAAATGGCGCTAAGGGCAAAATCTTGTTAAGTGATTGCTTTTTAGATTACGACGAAGTAAAAGATACGAAGGTTTTCGAACACGTTAGTATTGACCGCTTCACGGGCGGAGCTATAGACGCGGCTTTGTTTCAAGAAAAAGCGATCGCTCAACGAAATAATTTTGAGATAGAAGTTGAGATAGAGCCAGATAAAACAGATAAAAAGGGCAAAAAAAGAAGCGGTTTTTGTGTTGAAATTTTAGTAAAAAGTAATGTGTCAAAGGCGTCCTTGGATGCATTTGAAGCTGCTTTAAACGACGTAATCAAAGGGCATTTACCGCTTGGCGGGGCGACAACCAAAGGATATGGATTTTTTAAAGGCGAAGTCGTGAAAAACGGCAAAAGATTGGAGTTAGCAGATGAGAAAAAATAG
- a CDS encoding RAMP superfamily CRISPR-associated protein gives MTINYELKFFDYWHVSSGLSGGAALDSYVVKNSAGLPYVPGKTIKGLVREAAELFWDQDDIDKCFGSRGSKGGQKDSGDEQNENDDTTQAQCYFSSATIDEKIAAEITSNNLQRNLFEIISATKIDENGIAVDNSLRDIEVVLPISLKGEIRNVDDENAQNLKRALGMIKRIGLNRNRGLGRCEFKVKEL, from the coding sequence ATGACGATAAATTATGAGCTTAAATTTTTCGACTATTGGCATGTTAGCAGCGGTCTTAGCGGCGGAGCGGCGCTCGATAGCTATGTGGTAAAAAACTCCGCAGGCCTTCCGTATGTACCGGGCAAAACGATAAAGGGGCTTGTGCGCGAGGCGGCGGAGCTGTTTTGGGATCAAGACGATATAGATAAATGCTTTGGCTCTAGAGGTAGCAAAGGGGGACAAAAAGATAGTGGCGACGAGCAAAACGAAAACGACGATACTACGCAGGCACAGTGCTATTTTAGCAGCGCTACGATAGACGAAAAAATCGCTGCCGAAATAACGTCGAATAACTTGCAGCGCAATCTTTTTGAAATCATTTCGGCTACTAAAATCGATGAAAACGGCATCGCGGTAGATAATTCGCTAAGAGATATAGAGGTTGTTTTGCCTATAAGCCTAAAAGGCGAGATAAGAAACGTAGACGACGAAAACGCCCAAAATTTAAAACGTGCGCTAGGGATGATAAAGCGGATAGGATTAAACCGTAACCGAGGCCTCGGCAGATGCGAATTTAAAGTTAAGGAGCTGTGA
- a CDS encoding Cas10/Cmr2 second palm domain-containing protein has translation MVKYLYGASVQGIQEYIYATNDLQEIIGASEIIDSLGRKFKDKQKGDGAIFGIFDKLRENGLVKQILLNAAGNFKAVIEGEENLQKIVLDMPKKIMQNAYGITISQAAVPYNDGDYEKASKELEKNLKIERNRPSIPLDMSINFMSLAPKTARPIVKFDGDDALDISCAQKRKAHAMWFNNRRKEAEKLKLFSDISNDKNKLAVIHADGNGLGVLVKNLVEVVKKSGDTGVIANFSEALAETTQSAFVKAKEKTKIVLGKDDLRIKELILSGDDMTAVCDADIALEFTKNFIEEFENETDKKKPAIKQKLTMCAGIAYCNEKFPFHYAVSLAEELCSAAKKHSKKKYVENQENQIAPSCLMFHNVRSSNFTSWDKFIKDELMIGSEKEGRETEGESASRPVRCDFGPYYLGRKGDPQAVEPQIKDFIKLAEIYRGENSPKGKLREWIKELGINDKLAKSMLERINEMLENRGEFDEALKALYGGLSCGNLILEKDGAQKTPIYDVLQFLSVTSGAEYKKVEGKNDDKL, from the coding sequence ATGGTTAAATACCTATATGGTGCAAGCGTCCAAGGTATACAAGAGTATATTTATGCTACTAACGATTTACAAGAAATCATCGGCGCTAGCGAAATAATAGACTCGCTCGGGCGGAAATTTAAAGATAAGCAAAAGGGTGATGGCGCGATATTCGGCATTTTTGATAAACTAAGAGAAAACGGTTTGGTAAAGCAAATTTTACTAAATGCCGCGGGTAATTTTAAAGCCGTCATTGAAGGTGAGGAGAATTTACAAAAGATTGTCCTAGATATGCCTAAAAAGATAATGCAAAATGCTTACGGCATTACCATTTCTCAGGCTGCCGTTCCTTATAATGACGGCGACTACGAAAAAGCTTCAAAAGAACTTGAAAAAAATCTAAAAATAGAGCGCAATCGCCCAAGCATACCGCTTGATATGAGTATAAATTTTATGAGTCTTGCGCCTAAAACGGCACGACCTATCGTGAAATTTGACGGTGATGACGCATTAGATATATCGTGCGCTCAAAAGAGAAAAGCGCACGCAATGTGGTTTAATAATCGCCGCAAAGAAGCTGAAAAATTAAAATTATTTAGTGATATTTCAAACGATAAAAACAAACTAGCCGTTATCCACGCAGACGGCAACGGGCTTGGCGTATTGGTTAAAAATTTGGTTGAAGTCGTAAAAAAGAGCGGTGATACCGGAGTCATAGCTAATTTTTCAGAGGCGCTTGCCGAAACTACTCAAAGCGCATTCGTCAAAGCTAAAGAAAAAACCAAAATCGTTCTTGGCAAAGATGACCTAAGGATAAAAGAATTGATCTTAAGCGGCGATGATATGACGGCGGTTTGCGATGCGGATATAGCACTGGAATTTACTAAAAATTTTATCGAAGAATTTGAAAACGAAACGGACAAGAAAAAGCCTGCAATAAAACAAAAACTAACGATGTGCGCGGGAATTGCCTACTGTAACGAAAAATTCCCGTTTCACTATGCGGTAAGTTTAGCCGAGGAGCTTTGCTCGGCGGCCAAAAAACACTCCAAAAAGAAATATGTCGAAAATCAAGAAAATCAGATCGCGCCGAGCTGCCTAATGTTTCATAACGTCCGAAGCTCGAATTTTACAAGCTGGGATAAATTTATAAAAGACGAGCTTATGATCGGGAGCGAAAAAGAAGGACGCGAGACCGAAGGCGAAAGCGCAAGCAGGCCTGTAAGATGTGATTTCGGACCCTACTATTTGGGTAGGAAAGGTGATCCGCAAGCAGTCGAACCACAGATAAAAGATTTTATAAAATTAGCCGAAATTTATCGCGGCGAAAATAGCCCCAAAGGCAAACTACGAGAGTGGATAAAAGAGCTCGGCATAAACGATAAACTAGCTAAAAGTATGCTAGAGCGGATAAATGAAATGTTGGAAAATAGGGGTGAATTTGATGAGGCCCTGAAGGCTCTTTACGGCGGGCTATCGTGCGGAAATTTGATTTTAGAAAAGGACGGAGCGCAAAAGACGCCGATTTATGACGTATTGCAATTTCTCTCCGTTACTTCGGGCGCTGAATATAAAAAAGTGGAGGGCAAAAATGACGATAAATTATGA